The following are encoded in a window of Mycobacterium vicinigordonae genomic DNA:
- a CDS encoding Gfo/Idh/MocA family protein, whose product MSQPRQPRSAIIGTGMVGSVHAHAVQRAGGQLVAVCAASAQSSEHSARRLGAQRWATAAEICAADDIDVVHICTPNNLHVEQTTAVLAAGKHVICEKPLATTVAEAEILVQAASKAQTVAAVSFIYRFYAMAREARCRIQDSAVWLMHGGYLQDHMAKADPAGWRSDPAQSGVSMTFADIGSHWCDLAEFVTGHRITSVFATEAAAPRSGVRQDDGAVVAFRTDRGAIGSVVVSQASPGRKNELFFSFDGRETAVRFNQERPDELVVGGLRSTTVLVRDADALDPRSARYSLLPPGHPQGYQDCFNLFVADVYEAVRTGNAPEGLPVFADGLRAATIHAAVAASVSSGTWTAVAESPATAPGSRP is encoded by the coding sequence TTGAGCCAGCCACGTCAGCCACGCAGCGCGATCATCGGCACCGGCATGGTCGGCTCGGTGCACGCCCACGCCGTGCAGCGCGCAGGCGGCCAACTGGTTGCGGTCTGCGCCGCCTCCGCGCAAAGCAGCGAGCACTCCGCGCGACGCCTCGGCGCGCAACGGTGGGCCACCGCGGCAGAAATCTGCGCCGCTGATGACATCGACGTCGTTCACATTTGCACGCCAAATAATCTGCACGTCGAGCAGACCACTGCGGTGTTGGCGGCAGGCAAGCACGTCATCTGCGAAAAGCCTTTGGCCACAACGGTTGCCGAAGCCGAGATTTTGGTCCAAGCGGCTTCGAAGGCGCAGACGGTGGCGGCCGTTTCGTTCATCTACCGGTTCTATGCCATGGCGCGCGAAGCCCGCTGCCGGATCCAGGACTCGGCGGTGTGGTTAATGCACGGTGGCTACCTACAGGACCACATGGCCAAGGCCGACCCAGCTGGCTGGCGATCGGATCCGGCGCAAAGCGGTGTCAGCATGACGTTCGCCGACATCGGCTCGCACTGGTGCGATTTGGCGGAGTTCGTCACCGGCCACCGCATCACGAGCGTGTTCGCGACGGAAGCTGCGGCGCCGCGGTCGGGGGTCCGCCAGGATGACGGTGCCGTGGTCGCATTCCGCACCGACCGCGGAGCAATCGGAAGTGTGGTGGTCAGTCAGGCATCACCGGGGCGGAAGAACGAGTTGTTCTTCTCCTTCGACGGTCGTGAGACGGCGGTACGGTTCAATCAGGAACGCCCGGACGAACTGGTAGTTGGGGGCTTGCGTTCGACCACGGTGCTGGTGCGTGATGCGGATGCACTGGATCCCCGCAGTGCCCGCTACTCATTGCTGCCGCCCGGTCACCCACAGGGTTACCAGGACTGCTTCAACCTTTTCGTCGCCGATGTCTACGAAGCGGTCCGCACCGGCAACGCACCCGAAGGTTTGCCGGTGTTCGCCGACGGTTTGCGCGCGGCGACGATCCACGCCGCGGTAGCGGCATCGGTGTCCAGTGGAACCTGGACCGCCGTCGCCGAATCACCTGCCACGGCGCCGGGAAGCCGGCCATGA
- a CDS encoding Gfo/Idh/MocA family protein yields the protein MNVTPVRLALIGLGNMGTAHLEYFRDLQPQARICAVADSHVPFAERAAAKVPAAAVFHDPLECVNDADVDAVVVATADETHHEIVRACIERGLFVLCEKPLTTTAQQSRELVEAERAAGRPLVQVGHMRRFDTDYLDLHRRLRSGEVGEPVLISQRHHNPLAVINFDETELITSSASHDIDVFRWLGGEDVRDVSALTTASSDGSTVIVVLTLTSRSGVVGVMELGRGPGLRYDIGCELVCSSGTLGLPHPVDDASANSVVAQSKPGAWMERFQRAYRDQDAAWLASVAGGSTNGPTAYDGYATNVVIDAALAALSSGRTQPVSLEIDRA from the coding sequence ATGAACGTCACCCCGGTGCGACTGGCTCTGATCGGCCTGGGCAATATGGGCACCGCACACCTGGAATACTTCCGCGATTTGCAACCTCAGGCGCGGATCTGCGCGGTCGCCGACAGTCACGTTCCTTTTGCCGAGCGGGCTGCCGCCAAAGTGCCTGCCGCGGCCGTCTTTCACGATCCCCTGGAATGCGTTAACGACGCCGACGTAGACGCTGTAGTGGTCGCGACGGCCGACGAAACGCATCACGAGATCGTGCGCGCATGTATCGAGCGCGGCCTGTTCGTGCTCTGCGAAAAGCCTCTCACCACGACTGCGCAACAGTCGCGAGAGTTGGTCGAGGCAGAACGCGCCGCTGGCCGCCCGCTGGTGCAGGTGGGTCATATGCGCCGCTTCGACACCGACTATCTGGACCTGCATCGCAGGCTGCGGTCGGGCGAGGTCGGCGAGCCCGTGCTGATCAGCCAGCGACATCATAATCCGTTGGCGGTGATCAACTTTGACGAGACAGAGCTGATCACGAGTTCGGCTTCGCATGATATCGATGTGTTCCGCTGGCTGGGCGGCGAGGACGTCAGGGACGTGTCTGCACTAACCACGGCCAGCAGTGACGGGTCGACGGTGATCGTCGTTCTCACCTTGACCTCGCGGTCTGGTGTCGTCGGCGTCATGGAGCTTGGCCGTGGGCCGGGTCTGCGTTATGACATCGGTTGCGAACTCGTATGCAGTAGCGGCACGCTTGGCCTTCCGCACCCTGTGGACGATGCGTCCGCCAATAGCGTTGTCGCACAGTCAAAGCCGGGCGCCTGGATGGAGCGCTTCCAGCGTGCCTACCGGGATCAGGATGCCGCGTGGCTGGCCAGTGTGGCCGGGGGGTCGACCAACGGACCAACGGCCTACGACGGATATGCCACCAACGTCGTCATCGACGCGGCGCTGGCAGCGTTGTCCAGTGGGCGCACCCAGCCGGTGTCACTTGAAATCGACCGCGCTTAG
- a CDS encoding serine/threonine-protein kinase translates to MAEEPPLGGTTEEWHTGSHFGPYLLKRLLGRGAFGEVYEALDTRKSRSIALKLLPPSYSADPSFRRRLFREASTAGRLNEPHVVPIHDFGEIEGKLFIDMRLIPGTDLRTVLDESGPLDPVRAVSIVAQIASALDAAHAEQIVHRDVKPANILLAPEDFACLVDFGLASAATDVKLTSTGTTVGTFAYMAPERFTDAEVDHRSDIYALTCVLYECLTGATPYSISDRTALIAAHLASPIPRPSRYPGVPAGFDDVIAQGMAKEGEDRYPKAADLASAAHRALSSAPPQDKTTVATMAPVADATTDATAGTGKRRRRIPSRAALVAIGVVVALVAAAAAIGWFSSRHHRPSAAAPKPAMASIARIAATIGVGKRPEAVAIDAVNHVAYTANYQDDSVSMIDTVRRAVAATVPVGKGPVGIAVDPASHTACTANNRDDSVSVIDTVGGAVAATVRVGTNPWGVSIDPSTRAAYVANMWDYTVSVINLDSRTVTATIPVGKNPYGVAIDPTAHTAYVANSSDGTLSAIDTHSLAVVATIPVGNDPRGVAVDPLTHTAYVTNEAEGATSVVNLENRRVIATIHIGNSPYGVTVDPANQIVYTANHDSAVSVIDAKSFTIVGAIRIGKDTFAVDVDPINHIVYTANQDNTVSVIEPAGS, encoded by the coding sequence TTGGCGGAGGAGCCGCCGCTTGGCGGCACGACCGAAGAGTGGCACACCGGATCCCACTTCGGGCCCTACTTGCTCAAGCGACTTCTGGGGCGGGGCGCGTTCGGAGAGGTCTACGAGGCCCTCGACACGCGGAAAAGCCGATCGATAGCGCTCAAGCTGCTGCCGCCGTCCTACTCTGCCGACCCGAGCTTTCGCAGACGGTTGTTCCGAGAGGCCAGCACTGCGGGCAGACTCAACGAACCTCATGTCGTCCCGATCCACGATTTCGGGGAGATCGAGGGAAAGCTCTTCATCGATATGCGTTTGATCCCCGGCACGGACCTCCGCACCGTGTTGGACGAGAGCGGACCACTGGACCCGGTGCGCGCGGTGTCGATCGTCGCCCAGATCGCCTCCGCGCTCGACGCGGCCCATGCCGAACAGATCGTCCACCGCGACGTCAAACCAGCGAATATCTTGCTGGCGCCGGAGGATTTCGCCTGCCTCGTCGACTTCGGGTTGGCCAGCGCCGCCACTGACGTCAAACTAACCAGTACCGGCACCACCGTCGGCACCTTCGCCTACATGGCTCCCGAACGATTCACCGACGCCGAGGTCGATCATCGGTCGGACATCTACGCCTTGACGTGTGTGCTCTACGAGTGCCTGACCGGTGCCACGCCCTACTCGATCAGCGACCGGACGGCCTTGATCGCCGCGCATCTGGCCAGCCCCATCCCCCGCCCCAGCCGATATCCGGGCGTGCCCGCCGGCTTCGACGACGTCATCGCTCAAGGAATGGCAAAGGAAGGCGAAGACCGCTATCCCAAGGCAGCCGACCTGGCCTCCGCCGCGCACCGAGCTCTGAGCAGCGCGCCACCCCAAGACAAAACGACCGTCGCGACCATGGCCCCCGTGGCCGACGCGACGACCGATGCCACGGCGGGGACGGGAAAACGACGACGACGCATCCCGAGCCGAGCCGCGCTGGTCGCTATCGGCGTCGTGGTTGCCCTGGTTGCCGCGGCGGCGGCGATCGGCTGGTTCAGCTCTCGCCATCACCGACCTTCAGCCGCCGCTCCCAAGCCTGCGATGGCATCTATCGCGCGGATCGCGGCCACCATTGGGGTAGGCAAACGCCCCGAGGCGGTAGCAATCGACGCCGTCAATCATGTCGCCTACACCGCTAACTACCAAGACGACAGTGTCTCGATGATCGATACGGTCAGACGCGCCGTCGCGGCGACTGTGCCGGTAGGCAAAGGCCCGGTAGGCATCGCGGTGGACCCGGCCAGCCACACTGCCTGCACGGCCAACAATCGAGATGACAGCGTGTCGGTGATCGATACGGTCGGAGGCGCAGTCGCCGCCACGGTACGAGTGGGCACAAACCCGTGGGGGGTATCAATCGACCCCAGCACCCGCGCGGCCTATGTGGCCAACATGTGGGATTACACAGTCTCGGTGATCAACCTCGACAGCCGCACCGTCACCGCCACGATCCCGGTCGGCAAAAACCCCTACGGTGTGGCGATCGATCCCACCGCACACACCGCCTACGTCGCGAACAGCAGCGACGGCACCTTGTCAGCGATCGATACACACAGCCTCGCCGTCGTGGCCACTATCCCAGTAGGAAACGACCCCCGTGGCGTGGCGGTGGACCCGCTCACCCACACGGCCTATGTCACGAACGAAGCGGAGGGTGCCACGTCGGTGGTCAATCTGGAAAATCGGCGGGTCATCGCAACCATCCACATTGGCAACAGTCCGTACGGAGTGACCGTCGATCCCGCCAACCAGATCGTTTACACGGCAAATCACGATAGTGCCGTCTCGGTGATCGACGCCAAATCGTTCACCATCGTCGGCGCAATTCGTATCGGGAAGGACACCTTCGCTGTGGATGTCGACCCCATCAACCACATCGTTTACACAGCCAACCAAGACAACACGGTATCGGTGATAGAACCAGCAGGGTCGTAG
- a CDS encoding RND family transporter produces the protein MRRLADFVVRWPWVVIGFWVAIAVALPLTMPSLNEMSQKHPLSILPSDAPSSVTARKMTEAFHESSSENLLLVVLTNDKGLGPAEESVYRKLAAALHDDTRDVVMVQDFVSTPPLRPVLTSKDNKSWVLPVGLSGELGTPRSYAAFGRVSQIVKHTVAGAPLTVNLTGPAATVADLTAAGEHDRLPIEVAIAVLVLAVLLVVYRNPITMLLPLAAIGMSLLVAQALVAGFSQLTGFGVSNQSIVFLSAMIAGAGTDYAVFLISRYHDYLRAGADFDDAVRRALISIGKVIAASAATVGITFLGISFARMGVFSTVGASSAIGIGVAFLAAVTLLPAILVIAGPRGWVQPRRERTARFWRRSGIRIVRRPKAHLVASVLVLVALASCAGLVRFNYDDRKVVPASAPSSIGYTALEHHFPVNQSVPEYILIQSPHDLRTPKALADLEQMADRISQLPNIARVSGITRPTGVVPQEFRATYQAGAVGARLGGASDVISDHNDDLTKLVDGANTLAVNLRDVRGQVNQMVASMQGLTDAFASMKTQYGGEKLVREVVTAAKLVNSINTLGNSMGVNFSAVKDMFGWIGPVLTALQGNPVCDADLSCSDTRAQFQRLVAARGDGSLDQINELAGQLQTFQDRQTLNASVDRLRAVLTGFTRAMHSLGLDQPGGLQSGLTNLKQGADRFAGGSRQLADGVEQLVEQVRQLGAGLGDASAFLLSMKNDAADPSMAGFNIPAQLLHLEEFKKAAKMFISPDGRSVRYLVQTKLNPFSAEAMDQVNAITDTARGAQPNTALADANISMAGYPVTLRDTRNYYERDIRYIIVVTVLVVLLTLMALLRAVVAPLYLVGSVIISYLSAVGIGVLVFQFLLGQQLHWSVPPLAFVVLVAVGADYNMLFVSRMRDESPHGMRYGVIRTLTSTGGVITAAGLIFAASMFGLLFSSIGTVIQAGLVIGVGILLDTFLVRTITVPAIATLVGKGSWWPSHPRPQALPADQAD, from the coding sequence GTGCGACGCCTAGCCGATTTTGTGGTGCGGTGGCCGTGGGTGGTGATCGGGTTCTGGGTCGCGATCGCGGTCGCGCTGCCGCTGACGATGCCGTCCCTCAACGAGATGTCCCAGAAGCATCCGCTTTCCATCCTCCCCAGCGACGCGCCGTCGAGCGTCACCGCCCGCAAGATGACCGAGGCCTTTCACGAGTCGAGCTCGGAAAACCTGTTGCTCGTGGTCCTGACGAACGACAAGGGGCTCGGACCGGCAGAGGAAAGCGTCTACCGCAAGCTGGCGGCAGCGCTGCACGACGACACCCGCGATGTGGTGATGGTCCAGGATTTCGTCAGCACTCCACCTCTGCGCCCCGTATTGACCAGCAAAGACAACAAGTCCTGGGTGCTGCCGGTCGGGCTGTCCGGCGAGTTAGGCACTCCGCGGTCCTATGCCGCGTTCGGACGTGTCTCGCAGATCGTCAAACACACCGTCGCCGGCGCACCGCTGACCGTCAACCTAACGGGGCCGGCAGCCACTGTGGCCGATCTCACTGCCGCCGGGGAGCATGACCGGCTGCCGATCGAGGTGGCTATCGCAGTCCTGGTGCTCGCCGTGCTGCTGGTCGTTTACCGCAACCCGATCACCATGTTGCTGCCGCTGGCGGCGATCGGAATGTCCCTGCTGGTGGCGCAGGCGTTGGTGGCGGGGTTCTCCCAATTGACCGGCTTCGGCGTGTCCAATCAGTCCATCGTGTTCCTGAGCGCCATGATCGCCGGCGCCGGTACGGACTATGCCGTTTTCCTCATCAGCCGATATCACGACTACCTGCGTGCCGGCGCGGACTTCGACGACGCCGTACGCCGGGCGTTGATCTCCATCGGGAAGGTGATCGCCGCGTCTGCGGCCACGGTAGGCATCACCTTCCTTGGCATCAGCTTCGCCCGGATGGGTGTGTTCTCGACGGTCGGCGCGTCGTCGGCAATCGGGATCGGCGTCGCATTCCTGGCCGCGGTGACCTTGCTTCCCGCCATCCTGGTGATCGCTGGACCACGCGGCTGGGTCCAGCCACGGCGCGAACGCACCGCACGATTCTGGCGGCGATCCGGCATCCGTATCGTCCGCCGGCCGAAGGCTCACCTGGTGGCCAGTGTGCTTGTGCTGGTCGCGTTGGCGAGTTGCGCAGGGCTGGTTCGCTTTAACTACGACGACCGTAAGGTGGTGCCGGCGTCGGCTCCGAGTTCGATCGGATATACCGCCCTCGAGCACCATTTCCCGGTGAACCAGTCCGTTCCCGAATACATCCTCATCCAGTCCCCACACGACCTACGGACCCCGAAGGCGCTGGCCGACCTGGAACAGATGGCGGACCGGATCAGCCAGCTGCCGAACATCGCCAGAGTCAGCGGCATCACCCGGCCCACCGGTGTGGTCCCGCAAGAATTCCGCGCGACGTATCAGGCGGGTGCCGTCGGCGCCCGGCTCGGCGGGGCGTCGGACGTGATCAGTGACCACAATGACGACCTCACCAAATTGGTCGACGGCGCCAACACACTGGCCGTCAACCTGCGGGATGTGCGCGGCCAGGTCAACCAGATGGTTGCCAGCATGCAGGGCCTGACCGACGCCTTCGCCTCCATGAAGACCCAATACGGCGGCGAGAAACTGGTGCGGGAGGTCGTGACCGCGGCCAAGCTGGTCAACAGCATCAACACCTTGGGCAACTCCATGGGCGTGAACTTCTCCGCCGTCAAGGACATGTTCGGCTGGATCGGACCGGTGCTGACGGCGCTGCAGGGCAACCCCGTCTGCGACGCCGACCTCTCTTGTAGCGACACCCGCGCCCAGTTCCAGCGGCTGGTCGCCGCCCGTGGCGACGGCAGTCTCGACCAGATCAACGAACTGGCCGGACAACTGCAGACGTTCCAGGACCGGCAAACCCTGAACGCATCGGTGGACCGCCTGCGGGCGGTGCTCACCGGTTTCACCAGAGCGATGCACTCCCTGGGGCTGGACCAGCCGGGCGGCCTGCAGTCGGGCCTGACCAATCTGAAACAGGGTGCCGACCGCTTCGCCGGCGGGAGCCGGCAGCTGGCCGACGGCGTGGAACAGCTGGTCGAACAGGTTAGGCAGTTGGGCGCAGGGCTCGGCGACGCATCGGCGTTCCTGCTCTCGATGAAGAATGACGCGGCCGACCCGTCGATGGCGGGGTTCAACATCCCAGCCCAACTGCTGCACTTGGAGGAGTTCAAAAAGGCCGCCAAGATGTTCATCTCGCCCGACGGACGCTCGGTGCGCTACCTGGTGCAGACGAAGTTGAATCCGTTCAGCGCCGAGGCGATGGACCAGGTCAACGCGATCACCGATACCGCGCGGGGCGCCCAACCCAACACCGCGTTGGCGGACGCCAACATATCGATGGCCGGATATCCCGTCACGCTGCGCGACACACGCAACTACTACGAGCGCGACATTCGCTACATCATCGTCGTGACCGTTCTGGTCGTGTTGCTGACCTTGATGGCGCTGCTGCGTGCCGTGGTCGCACCGCTATACCTGGTCGGATCGGTCATCATCTCCTACCTGTCCGCTGTCGGTATCGGCGTGCTGGTGTTCCAATTCCTACTAGGTCAGCAATTGCATTGGAGCGTGCCACCTTTGGCGTTCGTTGTGCTGGTCGCGGTGGGCGCCGACTACAACATGCTGTTCGTCTCCCGAATGCGTGACGAGTCGCCGCACGGCATGCGTTACGGCGTGATCCGCACCCTGACCTCCACCGGCGGCGTGATAACCGCGGCGGGTCTGATCTTCGCCGCCTCGATGTTCGGTCTGCTGTTCTCCAGCATCGGCACCGTGATCCAGGCCGGATTGGTGATCGGCGTCGGCATCCTGCTGGACACGTTCCTGGTGCGCACCATCACGGTGCCCGCCATCGCTACGCTGGTCGGCAAGGGGAGTTGGTGGCCGTCACACCCGAGGCCGCAAGCGCTACCCGCCGACCAGGCCGACTAG
- a CDS encoding dihydrodipicolinate reductase → MSTTHPDRPLRVIQWTTGNIGRRSLHAIIGRADLELVGVYAHGSDKVGVDAAELSGWPEPTGVLATNDIDALIALGADACCYNPLWPNIDELVRLLESGVNVCSSAAWITGGKQSPQDRERIVEACERGNSTIFGSGAHPGMTNMVGMVLSASCERVDEIRITESVDCSTYESAGTQTAMGFSQDPATPGLAESVRRESEVFAESAAMMADAIGARLDRMTFDVTFTAATGDTDLGFMTIPAGTVGGVYGYHRGWEGDRNVVSVGFNWTMGNHINPPKPLEHGHVIQVFGLPNMRTVLHCLPPKDWKEPGFMGLGMIYTAMPVTNAVPAVVAAKPGIVTLADLPPITGRVAR, encoded by the coding sequence ATGAGCACAACCCACCCTGACCGCCCGCTGCGAGTGATCCAGTGGACCACCGGCAATATCGGGCGCCGCTCACTGCACGCCATTATCGGGAGGGCCGATCTGGAATTGGTGGGCGTGTACGCGCACGGGTCTGACAAGGTCGGTGTGGACGCCGCCGAGCTTTCCGGGTGGCCCGAACCCACCGGCGTGCTCGCTACCAACGACATCGACGCGCTGATTGCGTTGGGTGCCGACGCGTGCTGTTATAACCCGTTGTGGCCCAACATCGATGAGTTGGTGCGGCTGCTGGAGTCCGGGGTCAACGTGTGCTCCAGCGCGGCCTGGATCACCGGTGGAAAGCAGAGCCCGCAGGACCGCGAGCGCATCGTCGAGGCTTGCGAGCGGGGTAATTCGACGATCTTCGGCAGCGGTGCACATCCCGGCATGACGAACATGGTCGGGATGGTGTTGTCGGCTTCCTGCGAGCGCGTCGACGAGATCCGTATTACCGAATCGGTGGACTGCTCCACCTACGAGTCGGCCGGGACCCAGACGGCGATGGGGTTCTCGCAGGATCCGGCGACGCCCGGGTTGGCCGAAAGTGTGCGGCGCGAAAGCGAGGTGTTCGCCGAGTCGGCTGCGATGATGGCGGACGCGATCGGTGCCCGCCTGGACCGAATGACCTTTGACGTCACCTTCACCGCGGCCACCGGCGACACCGATCTGGGCTTCATGACGATCCCGGCGGGGACCGTCGGCGGCGTCTACGGCTACCACCGCGGTTGGGAGGGTGATCGCAACGTCGTCAGTGTTGGATTCAACTGGACGATGGGCAATCACATCAATCCGCCCAAACCGCTCGAACACGGCCACGTGATTCAGGTGTTCGGGCTGCCCAACATGCGCACCGTCCTGCACTGCCTGCCTCCCAAGGATTGGAAGGAGCCAGGGTTCATGGGCCTGGGGATGATCTATACCGCGATGCCGGTGACCAACGCGGTCCCAGCGGTGGTTGCTGCCAAACCCGGCATCGTGACCCTGGCCGATCTGCCGCCGATCACCGGTCGGGTGGCGCGTTAG
- the pe gene encoding acyltransferase PE, translated as MKKLLAGVTAAVTLGASGYFGAGLAKADDPPPADPTAPGGNAYALGGAHVLGIPYDEYIRREGDEWFPGLRRQIVDYPAGQVQGHVLGRIFPGIGKLDEEFPGLGADGPSIGESVDVGENNLLAAIHAGGPGTAIGLSEGSLVLNAVQARLANDPTAPPPDQLTFATFGDPVARHPFGQSFLTAMFPVGSVVPAMDYTIPPPVESQYNTKQFISAYDSIADFPDRPDNLLALANTLVGLATGHTAVAFTNPSMVPPQNIRTTVNSRGATTTTYLIPERHLPLVLPLGYLGVPDELLSQMDAELAPMINAAYSRNDDPLTAPVQVDPVHGFDPAAVTAPATQATFGGGADPVSQILSGALAVLNQGHR; from the coding sequence ATGAAGAAACTACTCGCAGGAGTCACGGCGGCGGTAACTCTGGGCGCCTCAGGTTATTTCGGTGCCGGCCTGGCCAAAGCCGACGACCCGCCGCCTGCCGATCCGACGGCTCCCGGCGGCAACGCCTACGCATTGGGCGGTGCGCACGTCTTGGGCATCCCCTACGACGAATACATCCGCCGCGAAGGCGACGAGTGGTTCCCCGGGCTGCGACGGCAGATTGTCGACTATCCGGCAGGTCAGGTCCAGGGCCATGTGCTGGGACGGATCTTCCCGGGAATCGGCAAACTGGACGAGGAATTTCCCGGGCTCGGAGCGGACGGTCCCAGCATCGGCGAGTCCGTCGATGTCGGTGAAAACAATCTGCTCGCGGCGATCCACGCCGGCGGCCCTGGGACGGCAATTGGATTGTCCGAGGGGTCACTGGTGCTCAATGCCGTGCAGGCCCGGCTCGCCAACGATCCGACCGCTCCCCCACCAGACCAGTTGACGTTCGCCACCTTCGGCGATCCGGTCGCGCGGCATCCCTTCGGTCAGAGCTTCCTGACCGCCATGTTCCCGGTCGGCTCCGTGGTGCCCGCGATGGACTACACCATCCCGCCTCCGGTGGAGAGCCAGTACAACACTAAGCAATTCATTTCGGCCTACGACTCGATCGCCGACTTCCCGGACCGGCCGGACAACCTGCTGGCCCTGGCCAACACGCTGGTGGGCCTCGCCACCGGCCACACCGCGGTGGCGTTCACCAACCCCAGCATGGTGCCGCCCCAGAACATCCGGACGACCGTCAATTCACGCGGCGCCACGACGACGACGTATCTGATCCCCGAGCGGCACCTTCCGTTGGTGCTTCCGCTCGGCTATCTCGGCGTGCCGGACGAGTTGCTGAGTCAGATGGACGCCGAGTTGGCGCCGATGATCAACGCAGCCTATTCACGCAACGACGATCCACTGACGGCTCCGGTTCAGGTGGATCCGGTGCACGGGTTCGACCCGGCCGCCGTCACGGCACCGGCGACGCAGGCCACCTTCGGCGGTGGCGCCGATCCGGTCTCGCAGATTCTCTCTGGCGCGCTGGCCGTGCTGAACCAAGGTCATCGCTGA
- a CDS encoding condensation domain-containing protein — protein MRIGKITIGTIDQWSLRPGTVISWHPTDASREKARQAPVSSVPVSYMQGQHLRNYYERTASGLDFSRLILAGCEVPGQCDIAVMDRALNAYLRRHDTYRSWFQYADTGDFVRHSLVDPADIEFVPINHGEMSAEEIRDHVIATPNPLEWGCFAFGVVQNQDHFTFYASIDHVHGDATLIGITMLESHAMYQSLTAGKGALALPDSGSYDDYCVQQRDFTSQLTADSPAVRAWIDFAENNDGGFPEFPLPLGNPLKPSDSDMVTELLMDPQQTARFESACEGAGARFIGGLFACMALVEHEFTGAPTYYGLTPRDTRRTSENFMTQGWFTGLVPITVPIAAASFVDAAWAAQNSFDSGLDMAKVPYYRVLELAPWLGWPRPNFPVSNFLHGDAAPLNAVLAAAEMGYADNIGIYSDGRFSYQLTIYIFRYGEGTSMAVMYPDNPVAQKSVARYIQAMKAVCTRVAESGDWGRVA, from the coding sequence TTGCGCATCGGCAAAATCACTATCGGCACCATTGATCAATGGAGCCTGCGGCCGGGCACGGTTATCTCCTGGCACCCGACCGACGCATCCCGGGAAAAAGCTCGGCAAGCCCCGGTCAGTTCTGTCCCGGTAAGCTACATGCAAGGTCAACATCTCCGCAATTATTACGAAAGGACTGCCTCAGGACTCGATTTTTCGCGTCTTATTTTGGCTGGCTGCGAGGTGCCCGGTCAGTGCGATATCGCCGTGATGGATCGAGCTCTCAACGCCTACCTCCGCCGGCACGACACCTACCGCAGTTGGTTCCAGTACGCCGACACCGGCGACTTTGTCAGACACTCGCTCGTCGATCCCGCCGATATTGAATTCGTTCCGATAAATCATGGCGAGATGAGCGCCGAGGAAATACGCGATCACGTAATTGCGACACCGAACCCGCTGGAATGGGGATGCTTCGCTTTCGGCGTCGTACAGAACCAGGACCACTTTACTTTCTATGCCAGCATCGACCACGTTCACGGTGACGCGACGTTGATCGGCATCACGATGCTGGAGTCCCATGCGATGTATCAGTCCCTGACGGCGGGAAAGGGTGCGCTCGCGCTGCCCGACAGCGGCAGCTACGACGACTACTGCGTCCAGCAGCGGGACTTTACCTCGCAGTTGACCGCAGATTCGCCGGCGGTACGCGCATGGATCGACTTTGCCGAGAACAATGACGGTGGGTTTCCCGAGTTCCCGCTTCCCCTCGGCAATCCGTTGAAGCCGTCCGACAGCGACATGGTCACCGAACTGCTGATGGACCCGCAACAAACGGCCCGATTCGAGTCCGCCTGCGAGGGTGCCGGCGCTCGATTCATCGGCGGCTTGTTCGCGTGCATGGCCCTGGTCGAACATGAATTCACCGGCGCCCCCACGTATTACGGGCTGACCCCGCGGGATACCCGGCGCACCTCGGAGAATTTCATGACCCAAGGCTGGTTCACGGGCTTGGTTCCTATCACGGTACCGATTGCGGCAGCATCGTTTGTCGATGCCGCCTGGGCGGCACAGAATTCTTTCGATTCCGGACTCGATATGGCGAAGGTGCCGTATTACCGCGTGCTGGAATTAGCGCCGTGGCTGGGTTGGCCAAGGCCGAACTTCCCGGTGTCGAACTTCTTGCACGGCGACGCCGCTCCGCTCAACGCTGTGCTCGCCGCCGCCGAGATGGGTTACGCGGACAATATCGGGATCTACTCCGACGGCAGGTTCTCGTATCAGTTGACTATCTACATTTTTCGGTACGGAGAAGGCACTTCAATGGCAGTGATGTATCCGGACAACCCGGTTGCGCAAAAATCTGTCGCCCGGTACATCCAAGCGATGAAGGCAGTCTGCACCCGGGTCGCGGAAAGCGGCGATTGGGGACGCGTTGCGTAG